From the Thermovirga lienii DSM 17291 genome, one window contains:
- a CDS encoding LSU ribosomal protein L12P (PFAM: Ribosomal protein L7/L12 C-terminal domain~TIGRFAM: ribosomal protein L7/L12~COGs: COG0222 Ribosomal protein L7/L12~InterPro IPR013823: IPR000206~KEGG: aco:Amico_0318 ribosomal protein L7/L12~PFAM: Ribosomal protein L7/L12~SPTR: 50S ribosomal protein L7/L12;~TIGRFAM: ribosomal protein L7/L12) encodes MSEEKKVLTKDEIIEAIESMTVLELSELVKALEDKFGVSAAAPAMAMPMMGAMPGAAGAPAEEEKTEFDVILKAAGSNKIATIKVVREITGLGLKEAKELVDGAPKPVKEGASKEEAEEIKKKLEEAGAEVEVK; translated from the coding sequence ATGTCCGAAGAGAAAAAGGTTTTGACCAAAGATGAAATTATCGAAGCTATCGAGTCTATGACCGTCCTTGAGCTTTCCGAGTTGGTGAAGGCTCTCGAGGATAAGTTTGGCGTGTCCGCCGCCGCTCCTGCAATGGCCATGCCCATGATGGGTGCCATGCCTGGAGCCGCCGGTGCTCCTGCTGAGGAGGAGAAGACTGAGTTTGACGTAATTCTCAAGGCTGCTGGTTCCAACAAGATAGCCACCATCAAGGTGGTTCGCGAGATCACTGGCCTCGGCCTGAAGGAAGCCAAGGAGCTCGTTGACGGTGCTCCCAAGCCAGTCAAGGAAGGCGCTTCCAAGGAAGAAGCCGAAGAGATCAAGAAGAAACTCGAAGAAGCTGGAGCGGAAGTCGAAGTTAAGTAG
- a CDS encoding LSU ribosomal protein L10P (PFAM: Ribosomal protein L10~COGs: COG0244 Ribosomal protein L10~InterPro IPR001790~KEGG: tai:Taci_1509 ribosomal protein L10~PFAM: ribosomal protein L10~SPTR: 50S ribosomal protein L10) — protein MPSQANYQKVEMLREKIKGAQAVFVCEYRGLTVEKITKLRAQIRGAGGEMTVAKNTLMSIALKEEGFPVPEGLMSGPNGFTAVHGDPAAVAKVLKDFAKEKGNEALIIKGGILGDKILDVKQLLALADLPSREVLLAQVVGTMAAPIRGLVTVLSGPARGLVTCLSQIKDQKEKAA, from the coding sequence ATGCCGTCCCAAGCTAATTACCAGAAAGTGGAGATGCTCCGTGAGAAGATAAAAGGAGCCCAGGCGGTTTTCGTATGTGAGTACAGGGGCCTGACCGTCGAGAAAATAACCAAGCTCCGCGCCCAGATTAGAGGCGCAGGTGGCGAGATGACGGTTGCCAAGAATACTCTTATGAGCATAGCTCTCAAGGAGGAGGGTTTCCCCGTTCCTGAAGGCCTCATGAGCGGACCTAACGGTTTCACCGCGGTTCATGGTGATCCTGCGGCCGTCGCAAAGGTGCTAAAGGACTTTGCGAAAGAAAAGGGGAACGAGGCTTTGATTATCAAGGGCGGAATCCTTGGAGACAAAATCCTTGATGTCAAGCAGCTTTTGGCGTTGGCCGACCTTCCATCCAGGGAAGTTCTTCTCGCCCAGGTCGTGGGTACCATGGCTGCGCCGATACGTGGCCTTGTTACAGTGCTTTCTGGTCCTGCGAGAGGCTTGGTCACATGCCTTTCTCAGATCAAGGACCAGAAGGAAAAAGCTGCATAG
- a CDS encoding NusG antitermination factor (PFAM: Transcription termination factor nusG; KOW motif~TIGRFAM: transcription termination/antitermination factor NusG~COGs: COG0250 Transcription antiterminator~InterPro IPR006645: IPR005824: IPR001062~KEGG: aco:Amico_0314 NusG antitermination factor~PFAM: NGN domain-containing protein; KOW domain protein~SMART: NGN domain-containing protein; KOW domain protein~SPTR: Transcription antitermination protein nusG;~TIGRFAM: transcription termination/antitermination factor NusG~manually curated) produces the protein MNGEKKERRWYIVQTYSGYENRVKANLEQRVSTMGMEDKIFNVLVPIEERVSVKGGKPKRTKRKVFPSYVLVEMILDDQSWYVVRHTPGVTGFVGAGSSPIPLSEREVSEIMSKIGKELTKPKIEIDLQPGDTVRVKSGPFEGQAGPVVEVMEDKGKVRFSVSVFGRDTIVEADYNDLEKV, from the coding sequence ATGAACGGAGAAAAGAAGGAACGGCGTTGGTACATCGTCCAAACCTATTCAGGTTATGAAAATAGGGTGAAGGCAAATCTAGAACAGAGAGTTTCCACAATGGGAATGGAGGACAAGATATTCAACGTTCTCGTTCCTATTGAGGAGAGGGTTTCTGTGAAGGGTGGGAAGCCGAAGCGCACCAAGCGCAAGGTTTTCCCGAGTTATGTTTTGGTTGAAATGATATTGGACGATCAGTCTTGGTATGTAGTGAGGCACACTCCGGGGGTAACGGGCTTCGTGGGAGCAGGAAGTTCTCCTATTCCCCTTTCTGAGCGAGAAGTAAGCGAGATAATGAGCAAGATAGGCAAGGAACTGACCAAGCCCAAGATAGAGATAGACCTACAGCCTGGTGACACGGTGAGAGTGAAGTCTGGTCCTTTCGAAGGGCAAGCTGGTCCTGTGGTCGAGGTAATGGAGGACAAGGGCAAGGTAAGGTTCTCTGTTTCTGTCTTCGGTCGCGACACCATAGTAGAAGCGGACTATAATGACCTGGAGAAGGTCTAA
- a CDS encoding preprotein translocase, SecE subunit (PFAM: SecE/Sec61-gamma subunits of protein translocation complex~TIGRFAM: preprotein translocase, SecE subunit, bacterial~InterPro IPR001901: IPR005807~KEGG: aco:Amico_0313 preprotein translocase, SecE subunit~PFAM: protein secE/sec61-gamma protein~SPTR: Preprotein translocase, SecE subunit;~TIGRFAM: preprotein translocase, SecE subunit) → MKKVMDFIREAKAELKKVTWPSRKQVWYSTLVVISLTLLVSAYLGVADVILTAVFSKVIR, encoded by the coding sequence TTGAAGAAAGTTATGGATTTTATACGGGAAGCTAAAGCTGAACTCAAGAAAGTAACGTGGCCGAGTCGTAAGCAGGTGTGGTATTCCACGTTAGTCGTTATAAGCTTAACTTTGTTGGTCTCGGCTTATCTTGGAGTGGCGGATGTTATTTTGACAGCGGTGTTCTCGAAGGTGATCAGGTAG
- a CDS encoding ribosomal protein L1 (PFAM: Ribosomal protein L1p/L10e family~TIGRFAM: ribosomal protein L1, bacterial/chloroplast~COGs: COG0081 Ribosomal protein L1~InterPro IPR002143: IPR005878~KEGG: aco:Amico_0316 ribosomal protein L1~PFAM: ribosomal protein L1~SPTR: 50S ribosomal protein L1;~TIGRFAM: ribosomal protein L1), which translates to MAKRSKRYRALLEKVDKNKLYGLREAVALAKELATAKFDESLEMHVRLGVDPRHADQQVRSTVVLPHGTGITKRVVVIASGEKIKEAQEADADFVGGDDIVQKIEGGWLDFEAVIATPDMMKSVGRLGRILGPRGMMPSAKTGTVTFDLATAVKEIKAGKVEFRVDKFGIVHNAFGKASFDEEKLYENAKALFGAILKAKPAAAKGQYVKSLAIAPTMGVGVKVDAAAAQKEIAE; encoded by the coding sequence ATGGCAAAAAGAAGCAAAAGGTACCGCGCTCTTTTGGAGAAGGTCGATAAGAATAAGCTTTATGGGCTAAGGGAAGCCGTAGCTCTTGCTAAGGAGTTGGCGACTGCCAAGTTCGATGAGAGTCTTGAGATGCATGTGAGACTAGGGGTGGACCCAAGGCATGCCGACCAGCAGGTAAGAAGCACGGTAGTTCTGCCTCACGGCACAGGTATCACTAAGCGCGTAGTGGTCATAGCCAGTGGTGAAAAAATAAAAGAAGCCCAGGAAGCTGATGCAGATTTTGTGGGCGGAGACGACATAGTCCAGAAGATAGAGGGCGGATGGCTGGATTTTGAGGCAGTCATAGCGACTCCAGACATGATGAAATCTGTAGGTAGGCTAGGTAGGATCCTTGGACCAAGAGGTATGATGCCATCTGCCAAGACCGGTACTGTAACTTTCGATCTGGCCACAGCCGTTAAGGAGATAAAAGCAGGTAAGGTTGAGTTCCGAGTCGACAAGTTTGGTATAGTCCACAATGCCTTTGGTAAGGCTAGCTTCGATGAAGAGAAGCTTTACGAGAACGCAAAGGCTCTATTTGGTGCCATATTGAAGGCCAAACCTGCGGCTGCGAAGGGACAGTACGTAAAATCCTTGGCCATTGCACCGACCATGGGAGTGGGTGTAAAGGTTGATGCCGCAGCAGCGCAGAAAGAAATAGCGGAATAA
- a CDS encoding LSU ribosomal protein L11P (PFAM: Ribosomal protein L11, RNA binding domain; Ribosomal protein L11, N-terminal domain~TIGRFAM: 50S ribosomal protein L11~COGs: COG0080 Ribosomal protein L11~InterPro IPR020784: IPR020783: IPR000911: IPR006519~KEGG: aco:Amico_0315 ribosomal protein L11~PFAM: Ribosomal protein L11-like~SMART: ribosomal protein L11~SPTR: 50S ribosomal protein L11;~TIGRFAM: ribosomal protein L11), with translation MAKKVIGQIKLQLPAGKATPAPPVGPALGQHGVNIMEFCKQFNAKTADQPGMIIPVVITVYADRSFTFEMKTPPASVLLKKAAGLEKGSGEPNKVKVGKVTLDQVREIAEIKKPDLNANDIEAAMEMIKGTARSMGIEVVE, from the coding sequence ATGGCGAAGAAAGTAATAGGTCAGATCAAGTTGCAGTTGCCTGCAGGAAAAGCAACTCCTGCTCCGCCGGTTGGTCCAGCGTTGGGTCAGCACGGCGTCAACATCATGGAGTTTTGTAAGCAGTTCAATGCCAAGACTGCTGATCAGCCAGGGATGATCATACCCGTGGTCATAACGGTTTATGCTGACAGGAGCTTCACTTTCGAGATGAAGACTCCTCCGGCGAGCGTCCTTCTGAAGAAGGCGGCAGGCTTGGAGAAGGGTTCTGGAGAGCCCAACAAGGTGAAAGTTGGTAAGGTTACCTTGGATCAGGTTCGTGAGATAGCGGAAATCAAAAAGCCAGACCTCAATGCGAACGATATTGAGGCGGCCATGGAGATGATCAAGGGAACCGCAAGATCCATGGGGATCGAGGTAGTCGAGTAG
- a CDS encoding hypothetical protein (PFAM: Prokaryotic N-terminal methylation motif~TIGRFAM: prepilin-type N-terminal cleavage/methylation domain~InterPro IPR012902: IPR001120~KEGG: tai:Taci_1050 hypothetical protein~SPTR: Putative pilin domain protein), producing MEKGSKAKGFTLVELLITMVILSIIAGAIITLGSTYVLHFEQADDLSMARQRGIMVLTYLENRVLHAGLGMPESTDFANNFQDLLNGTHSAELTDFTHAVNITSGDRVLAIAYALPSGLYTVDSHDCEYGVDVDVELSSNVDTTKVTNDGNKTEGWVTFPAFGRAFLVKGVVGATVTLEPKLEAFLPANDEMHYVRFLRAYAQGGKFYAEDVTRQAAQPVVEGIVDAVFYWDEGTRTLTAAILARGNTRKGVLIAPENLPGWEDADGNPLTIPEEARHYHLSVTRREWRLRN from the coding sequence ATGGAAAAAGGAAGTAAAGCAAAAGGATTTACTTTAGTGGAACTGCTCATAACGATGGTGATTCTGTCTATCATAGCGGGCGCTATAATAACTCTTGGCTCGACTTATGTTCTTCATTTTGAGCAGGCAGATGACCTCTCCATGGCTCGCCAGAGGGGCATAATGGTGTTAACGTACCTGGAAAACAGGGTATTGCACGCAGGGTTGGGGATGCCGGAAAGTACCGACTTTGCTAACAATTTTCAAGACCTCTTAAACGGAACCCACAGTGCGGAGCTTACCGATTTTACACATGCGGTCAATATCACCAGTGGCGACAGAGTCCTTGCAATAGCTTACGCCTTACCTTCGGGGCTTTACACCGTCGATTCCCATGATTGTGAGTATGGGGTAGATGTGGATGTAGAGCTTTCCTCCAACGTGGACACCACAAAAGTTACAAACGATGGAAACAAGACTGAGGGTTGGGTGACCTTCCCAGCCTTTGGAAGGGCTTTTTTGGTGAAGGGTGTAGTGGGCGCAACAGTAACGTTGGAGCCTAAGCTTGAGGCTTTCCTTCCTGCAAACGACGAGATGCACTATGTGAGGTTCCTGAGGGCTTACGCTCAGGGTGGCAAGTTTTACGCGGAGGACGTAACAAGGCAGGCGGCGCAGCCCGTAGTGGAGGGCATAGTGGATGCGGTCTTCTATTGGGACGAAGGGACGAGGACCCTTACTGCTGCGATCCTTGCCAGGGGCAATACCCGCAAGGGGGTGCTCATAGCCCCTGAGAATCTCCCTGGTTGGGAGGACGCAGACGGTAATCCTTTAACCATACCAGAAGAGGCTAGGCATTACCACCTATCCGTCACTAGGAGAGAATGGAGGTTAAGGAATTGA
- a CDS encoding Endonuclease V (PFAM: Endonuclease V~COGs: COG1515 Deoxyinosine 3'endonuclease (endonuclease V)~InterPro IPR007581~KEGG: aco:Amico_0319 deoxyribonuclease V~PFAM: Endonuclease V~PRIAM: Deoxyribonuclease V~SPTR: Deoxyribonuclease V), with translation MRFEEESKIKDVSKLSTKKWRDLQNYLRSRVVVEDLFVSSLRYVGGIDVSYSQVGKNAKAFSAVVVLDILTWSMVDLSVAWMESSVPYIPGFLSFREVPVILEAMDKLTVLPDIWLVDGAGIAHPRRVGLASHLGVLLDVPTIGVAKSRLVGTHGELGEERGSRVPLLDDGTQEQIGWVLRSRNAVKPLYVSPGHKVSMESAVKIVLACCTRYRLPEPIRTAHNMVTQCKNKIPS, from the coding sequence TTGCGTTTTGAAGAGGAAAGTAAAATAAAGGATGTAAGCAAATTGAGTACTAAAAAGTGGAGAGACCTTCAGAACTACCTTAGATCTAGGGTAGTTGTGGAGGATCTTTTTGTTTCTTCCCTAAGATATGTCGGAGGAATAGATGTTTCGTACTCGCAGGTAGGCAAAAATGCGAAAGCCTTTTCTGCAGTGGTTGTGTTGGATATTTTAACGTGGTCTATGGTGGATCTGTCCGTTGCTTGGATGGAAAGTTCAGTCCCTTATATTCCCGGATTTTTATCCTTTAGGGAAGTGCCGGTGATTTTAGAAGCCATGGATAAGCTGACGGTTCTGCCGGATATATGGCTTGTAGACGGAGCAGGAATTGCTCATCCGCGAAGGGTAGGATTGGCATCTCATCTTGGAGTTCTCCTAGATGTTCCCACTATTGGGGTGGCAAAAAGCCGCCTTGTCGGAACTCATGGTGAGTTGGGAGAAGAAAGAGGCAGCCGTGTACCCCTGCTGGATGATGGCACTCAAGAGCAGATAGGGTGGGTTCTTAGATCCAGAAATGCTGTAAAGCCCCTTTATGTAAGCCCCGGCCACAAGGTATCCATGGAAAGTGCTGTAAAGATAGTCCTTGCCTGCTGCACCAGGTATCGGTTGCCTGAGCCCATCAGGACTGCTCACAACATGGTCACCCAATGTAAAAACAAGATCCCAAGTTGA
- a CDS encoding hypothetical protein (KEGG: dha:DEHA2A11220g DEHA2A11220p~SPTR: Putative uncharacterized protein), protein MSLLKFNRPREGMALPLALVFLLFGGVLVAVAMYVVVNMHSTTEESVTHMELYNAAQQGVEKAMNLLWENRKELEEDALTYTGNIEDIYARLDDGTVLGPITFTVAPGISVEVKIFDCNYVLGSGQSFSDELPPQWPGGSGGSGSGGYLGPPSGTSVIIDPSRLFSFGGGSGGKRMAIRSKAEKEGVNATIEAMVEVIP, encoded by the coding sequence TTGAGCCTTTTAAAATTTAACCGACCTAGAGAGGGCATGGCTTTGCCTTTGGCCTTGGTGTTCTTGCTTTTCGGTGGTGTGCTGGTTGCTGTGGCCATGTATGTGGTGGTTAACATGCACTCGACTACAGAGGAATCAGTCACTCACATGGAGCTGTACAATGCCGCCCAGCAAGGCGTGGAGAAGGCCATGAATTTGCTGTGGGAGAATAGGAAGGAGCTGGAGGAAGATGCTCTTACGTACACAGGAAACATTGAAGATATCTATGCCCGACTTGACGATGGCACAGTTCTTGGCCCAATAACATTTACTGTAGCACCTGGAATAAGCGTAGAGGTAAAGATATTTGATTGTAATTACGTTTTGGGTAGTGGACAGAGTTTTAGTGATGAGTTGCCTCCTCAGTGGCCAGGTGGTTCAGGAGGAAGTGGCTCAGGAGGCTATTTGGGGCCTCCTTCTGGAACGTCGGTCATTATAGATCCCTCTCGCCTCTTTAGCTTCGGAGGGGGATCGGGTGGCAAGCGTATGGCCATTCGATCCAAAGCAGAAAAAGAAGGAGTGAATGCAACAATTGAGGCCATGGTGGAGGTGATACCATGA
- a CDS encoding hypothetical protein (PFAM: Prokaryotic N-terminal methylation motif~TIGRFAM: prepilin-type N-terminal cleavage/methylation domain~InterPro IPR012902: IPR001120~KEGG: sat:SYN_01760 hypothetical protein~SPTR: Pre-pilin leader sequence) encodes MMVNHKDKSNKKQGFTLVEVLIAMMILAIALLALAAVVISSTMLLSHSADRETAVSLAIGKLDDLEGLDYDEITNGSEQVGGKFTLSWVVSEDVTKEIKDVTVSATWRGVLGERTVNAEREYGKRK; translated from the coding sequence ATGATGGTAAATCACAAAGATAAGTCAAATAAGAAACAAGGCTTTACTTTGGTAGAAGTTTTGATAGCAATGATGATTCTTGCCATTGCCCTCTTGGCCCTTGCGGCGGTGGTGATATCTTCCACTATGCTTTTATCCCATTCTGCGGATCGAGAGACGGCGGTCAGTTTGGCCATTGGGAAGCTCGACGATCTGGAGGGGTTGGATTACGACGAAATTACGAACGGAAGCGAGCAGGTTGGGGGCAAATTTACCCTTTCGTGGGTGGTCTCTGAGGATGTAACAAAGGAAATAAAGGATGTAACGGTCAGCGCTACTTGGAGGGGAGTATTAGGGGAGCGGACTGTAAATGCGGAGAGGGAATATGGAAAAAGGAAGTAA
- a CDS encoding hypothetical protein (KEGG: cja:CJA_3211 putative fimbrial protein~SPTR: Putative fimbrial protein) has product MRLKKIDVCVMLLLVITIAVLGSLLGARASSAVDVYVNAEKWPMWPEPYVRINERDITEPAMFLSIGREVVPWTYFGDTTVDSNNYVKLVGANFYVTVEKFTYDDKGNKQILSYVTIAPPISDEDDLFMIAQNSHVDTTSVSDIAYNLREIAVFPEYVSNWITYTVDSEDVQVANESFLADRSVDEYVYINDWKDFLVRDLAYLNLPGVDSADVVYADSGHAPPQVVWPYDPWLFSFRAKTGYYADEIPEKWKNRYVCLWPTNQGALHAYEVYNVEEPDSTPYASRTWLAVPEPSFRQAIYEQLKKAYGNDYMRFTVLDGPITIRDVKINGEWRRILVGVTGEGTKQLPKPQDAWTTLNQSDYDPTTSSPTLQDGGRVFGVYAFDITDLGETADTNTLKPLWSVTTVSYGTSTKVFSDYYPQNNTGADKSEYAAYANMLFSVSKPVIGYTRDENGNMKWHVVILGVEKPDANNNYKYMWLDVDPQDGHVISQGYFYNPAKGDYEALEGASFVEYGDFTPEEVERAFPSRILPAFPPPDAEYQEPLLSDIYVQLSNGGLYRWNLLYEGSDTNPEWIVTLKSERGDNIAPPLTDFDITHVYGDNPSAYHTYFAGNVLLRNVSGNASLDTETLVILDLTELQSMSIEERSSVKVPPGQDGTVVSSKESHILVVQLELQKGTSSTYSKNVLASPVFINNRLFLAIYEMSTKGQGNNPNYSEVSRLYVFNFAPLMGSGNVQQLQEAQVVDDQIEGDYFDVENVEAAMMFVDSLGNLVMLDQEGNVIGDPIPTGLTLNTNPSGDPGEENRGVKLVYWKKS; this is encoded by the coding sequence ATGAGGCTTAAAAAAATAGATGTTTGCGTAATGCTGCTACTGGTTATTACTATTGCGGTTTTGGGCTCTTTGTTGGGAGCAAGAGCCTCAAGCGCTGTTGATGTTTACGTAAATGCAGAGAAGTGGCCTATGTGGCCAGAACCCTACGTCAGAATAAATGAAAGAGACATCACAGAACCGGCGATGTTTCTCAGTATAGGTAGAGAGGTGGTTCCTTGGACTTATTTTGGGGATACTACAGTCGATTCAAACAATTACGTTAAGTTGGTGGGTGCTAATTTTTACGTTACAGTGGAGAAATTTACGTACGATGATAAAGGAAACAAGCAAATATTATCTTATGTGACCATAGCACCTCCCATATCAGATGAAGATGATCTTTTTATGATAGCCCAAAATAGCCATGTTGATACAACAAGCGTTAGTGATATTGCCTATAATCTGAGGGAAATCGCAGTGTTTCCCGAGTATGTTTCAAATTGGATCACTTACACTGTTGACAGTGAAGATGTGCAAGTAGCGAATGAGAGTTTCTTGGCAGATAGAAGTGTCGATGAATACGTGTACATTAATGATTGGAAAGATTTTCTAGTAAGAGATCTTGCCTATTTAAACTTGCCTGGCGTAGATAGCGCCGATGTTGTTTATGCTGATTCAGGGCATGCGCCTCCACAGGTGGTATGGCCTTACGACCCGTGGCTTTTTTCCTTTAGGGCGAAGACCGGATATTATGCAGATGAAATTCCAGAAAAGTGGAAAAACCGTTATGTATGCCTTTGGCCCACAAATCAGGGAGCTCTCCATGCTTATGAGGTTTATAATGTAGAGGAACCTGACTCGACACCTTATGCAAGCAGGACTTGGCTGGCTGTGCCGGAACCTTCATTCAGGCAGGCTATCTATGAACAGCTTAAAAAAGCATACGGCAACGACTACATGAGGTTTACGGTTTTGGATGGCCCAATAACTATAAGAGATGTAAAGATCAACGGGGAATGGAGGCGTATTCTTGTAGGAGTCACAGGAGAAGGAACAAAGCAATTACCCAAACCCCAAGATGCATGGACGACATTGAATCAAAGTGACTACGACCCTACAACATCCTCTCCCACGTTGCAGGATGGGGGGCGGGTGTTTGGCGTATATGCTTTTGATATTACTGATCTGGGAGAAACTGCGGACACGAATACTCTTAAACCTCTATGGTCGGTCACTACCGTGTCTTACGGGACATCAACAAAAGTGTTTTCGGATTATTATCCACAGAACAATACTGGCGCCGATAAATCCGAATATGCAGCCTATGCAAACATGCTGTTTTCTGTAAGTAAGCCAGTAATTGGCTACACGAGAGACGAAAATGGCAATATGAAATGGCATGTTGTAATTTTGGGCGTCGAAAAACCAGATGCAAATAACAATTATAAATATATGTGGCTCGATGTTGATCCACAAGATGGCCATGTCATAAGCCAAGGTTATTTTTATAATCCTGCCAAAGGAGATTATGAAGCCCTAGAGGGGGCATCTTTTGTTGAGTACGGTGATTTTACTCCAGAAGAAGTAGAAAGGGCTTTCCCTAGTAGGATATTACCAGCTTTTCCTCCTCCCGATGCAGAGTATCAGGAACCCCTTCTTAGTGATATATATGTGCAATTGTCAAATGGAGGATTATATAGATGGAATCTTCTTTATGAAGGCAGTGATACAAACCCAGAATGGATTGTAACGCTGAAGAGCGAAAGGGGAGATAACATCGCACCTCCTCTGACCGATTTTGATATCACGCATGTTTATGGAGACAACCCAAGTGCTTATCATACCTATTTTGCTGGTAATGTTCTTCTTAGGAATGTTTCTGGCAATGCTTCTCTTGACACGGAAACACTTGTGATTTTAGATTTAACGGAACTGCAGTCCATGTCAATTGAAGAAAGATCAAGCGTCAAGGTCCCACCGGGGCAAGATGGAACAGTGGTTTCTTCGAAAGAGTCGCACATTTTGGTGGTTCAGTTGGAGCTTCAGAAAGGGACAAGTTCAACGTATAGTAAAAATGTTTTGGCTTCTCCGGTGTTTATAAACAACAGGCTGTTTTTGGCAATTTATGAGATGAGCACAAAAGGACAGGGGAATAACCCTAATTATAGTGAGGTTTCGAGGTTGTATGTTTTTAACTTTGCTCCATTGATGGGTTCTGGAAATGTTCAACAATTACAAGAGGCACAAGTTGTTGACGACCAGATAGAAGGTGACTATTTCGATGTAGAAAATGTAGAGGCAGCGATGATGTTTGTCGATTCTCTTGGAAACCTAGTAATGTTAGATCAGGAGGGCAATGTAATAGGGGATCCCATACCTACAGGACTTACCTTGAATACCAATCCTTCGGGAGATCCAGGAGAAGAAAACCGTGGTGTTAAGCTGGTTTATTGGAAGAAAAGTTGA